Proteins encoded within one genomic window of Pseudomonadota bacterium:
- the pip gene encoding prolyl aminopeptidase, with product MMGDRRAFYAEIEPYAVHALAVGDGHTLHVEEAGNPQGLPVVFLHGGPGSGCSPSHRRYFDPQRYRAVLFDQRGAGRSQPTGELTANTTAHLIEDMERIRRHLQIERWLVFGGSWGATLALLYAQAHPQHTAGLVLRGSFLARREDLEWFVSPLGVRRIFPDRWPDFADTVPAGEGDIIARAAAMIRDGSAAERAAVALGWEAYTSAVVTQSLPDEAVERSAEAPTAEGRARAVAGASIELTYAANGFFIEENQILQRMASIAHLPAIIIHGRRDLTCTADSAFALAAAMPDASLEIVRDAGHLGIEAGIIDALVRAADAMADRLTEL from the coding sequence ATGATGGGCGACCGGCGCGCCTTCTATGCCGAGATCGAGCCCTACGCCGTGCACGCGCTGGCGGTGGGGGACGGGCACACCTTGCACGTGGAGGAGGCAGGCAATCCACAGGGCCTGCCGGTCGTGTTCCTGCACGGCGGTCCTGGCTCGGGCTGCAGCCCCTCGCACCGACGCTACTTCGATCCGCAACGCTACCGTGCCGTGTTGTTCGACCAGCGCGGTGCCGGCCGTTCGCAACCGACCGGTGAGTTGACGGCCAACACCACGGCCCACCTCATCGAGGATATGGAGCGCATTCGCCGCCATCTGCAGATCGAGCGCTGGCTCGTCTTCGGCGGCTCCTGGGGCGCCACCCTCGCGCTGCTCTACGCCCAGGCGCATCCGCAGCACACCGCAGGGTTGGTGCTGCGGGGGAGTTTCCTGGCCCGGCGCGAAGACCTCGAGTGGTTCGTCTCGCCCCTTGGCGTGAGGCGCATATTCCCTGATCGTTGGCCCGACTTCGCCGATACGGTACCCGCGGGCGAGGGCGACATCATCGCGCGCGCCGCGGCGATGATCCGCGATGGTTCCGCTGCCGAACGCGCTGCCGTCGCCTTGGGCTGGGAAGCCTATACGAGCGCGGTGGTCACCCAATCGCTACCTGATGAGGCGGTTGAGCGCAGTGCCGAGGCACCCACGGCGGAGGGTCGGGCGCGGGCGGTGGCGGGGGCCAGCATCGAGCTGACCTACGCCGCCAACGGCTTCTTCATTGAGGAGAACCAGATCCTCCAACGCATGGCGAGCATCGCCCACCTGCCCGCCATCATCATCCACGGACGCCGCGATCTCACGTGCACCGCGGACAGTGCCTTCGCCCTGGCGGCGGCGATGCCCGATGCATCGCTGGAGATCGTACGGGACGCCGGTCACCTCGGTATCGAGGCCGGCATCATCGATGCCCTTGTGCGCGCCGCCGACGCGATGGCTGACCGACTGACCGAACTGTGA
- a CDS encoding TMEM175 family protein, which yields MPEPKPPPAPMTRLDVFVDAAFAFAITMLVISIDSVPESYDELITALKGTPAFLASFAGIMSFWIGQKSWAKRYGDEDDPVCVLLSLTLVFLVMVFVYPLKVVTSAMFAWMTNDWLPDNFELEDPFQLLGIFQLYGIGFFALAGTLAALYWRSSRRADALGLSAYQKAHARMEAGIWLAMALTGMASALWAALLPPQWAIWAGFVYLSLFISTFAVGHWLDPASQETAP from the coding sequence ATGCCCGAGCCCAAGCCGCCGCCCGCGCCGATGACGCGGCTCGACGTCTTCGTAGATGCTGCCTTCGCCTTCGCGATCACCATGCTGGTGATCTCCATCGATTCGGTGCCCGAGTCCTACGATGAGCTGATCACCGCTCTGAAGGGCACGCCCGCCTTCCTCGCCAGCTTCGCCGGCATCATGTCGTTCTGGATCGGCCAGAAGAGCTGGGCCAAGCGCTACGGCGATGAGGACGATCCCGTCTGCGTCCTCCTGAGCCTCACCCTCGTCTTCCTCGTGATGGTGTTCGTGTACCCGCTGAAGGTCGTGACCTCGGCGATGTTCGCCTGGATGACCAACGACTGGCTGCCGGACAACTTCGAACTGGAGGACCCCTTCCAGCTGTTGGGTATCTTCCAGCTCTACGGCATCGGGTTCTTCGCCCTGGCCGGCACCCTCGCAGCCCTGTATTGGCGCTCCTCCAGGCGCGCCGATGCGTTGGGCTTGAGCGCCTACCAGAAGGCCCACGCACGCATGGAGGCGGGCATCTGGCTGGCGATGGCGCTGACCGGGATGGCCTCCGCCCTGTGGGCCGCCCTCCTGCCCCCGCAGTGGGCCATCTGGGCCGGTTTCGTCTACCTAAGCCTTTTCATCAGTACCTTTGCCGTGGGCCACTGGCTGGATCCGGCGTCGCAGGAGACGGCTCCATGA
- a CDS encoding DEAD/DEAH box helicase: protein MNFQDLGLRAELLRAVDAQGYTTPTPIQEQAIPAVLEGHDVLAGAQTGTGKTAAFTLPILELLTREPAPRRKRAPRVLVLAPTRELAAQVGESIDTYGANLPIQSTVIFGGVGINPQIDRLRRGLDVLVATPGRLLDHAGQGTVDLQHVEILVLDEADRMLDMGFIHDIRRVLRLLPKQRQNLLFSATYSDDIRRLADSLLRDPVHVEVARRNTAAETVDQRVYQVEKRDKRDLLIHLVREENWFQALVFTRTKHGANRLAEQLGKAGIEAAAIHGNKSQSARTRALAGFKANKIRVLVATDIAARGIDIDGLPHVVNFELPNVPEDYVHRIGRTGRAGAEGEAISLVEPEERKLLRDIQRVLKRNIPVADLPAFERSPRPAAPAAGEHQGGGANGRGQRRGEGSGRGRRQDAPRRPKRAGGGGGGGKGKAGGGTSASAAGGGNGGQPPRGRSRRPRPAGTSTSGGSR, encoded by the coding sequence TTGAACTTTCAAGATCTCGGCCTACGCGCCGAACTGCTGCGCGCTGTTGACGCGCAGGGCTACACCACGCCTACGCCCATTCAAGAACAAGCGATTCCCGCCGTCCTCGAGGGCCATGACGTGCTCGCCGGGGCCCAAACGGGTACTGGCAAGACGGCGGCCTTCACCCTGCCGATCCTCGAACTGCTCACCCGTGAGCCGGCGCCGCGGCGCAAGCGCGCTCCGCGCGTGCTCGTGCTGGCGCCGACGCGAGAGCTGGCCGCCCAGGTCGGCGAGAGCATCGACACCTACGGCGCCAACTTACCCATCCAGTCAACGGTGATCTTCGGTGGCGTCGGCATCAATCCGCAGATCGATCGCCTGCGGCGTGGGCTCGACGTGCTCGTTGCTACGCCCGGTCGTCTGCTCGATCACGCCGGCCAGGGCACCGTCGATCTGCAGCACGTGGAGATCCTCGTCCTGGACGAGGCGGACCGCATGCTCGACATGGGCTTCATCCACGACATTCGACGGGTTCTGCGCCTGCTGCCTAAGCAGCGTCAGAACCTGCTCTTCTCCGCCACCTACTCCGATGACATTCGTCGCCTCGCCGACAGCCTCCTGCGCGATCCCGTGCACGTGGAAGTGGCCCGTCGTAACACGGCGGCGGAGACGGTCGACCAGCGCGTCTATCAGGTGGAGAAGCGCGATAAGCGCGATCTGCTGATTCACCTGGTGCGCGAGGAGAACTGGTTCCAAGCCCTCGTGTTCACCCGCACCAAGCACGGCGCCAACCGCTTGGCCGAGCAGCTCGGCAAGGCCGGGATCGAAGCCGCCGCCATTCACGGCAACAAGAGCCAGTCCGCACGCACCCGTGCCCTGGCGGGCTTCAAGGCCAACAAGATCCGGGTGCTCGTGGCCACGGACATCGCGGCTCGCGGCATCGACATCGACGGCTTGCCACACGTGGTGAACTTCGAGCTGCCCAACGTCCCCGAGGACTACGTGCACCGGATCGGACGCACGGGGCGCGCTGGCGCGGAGGGGGAGGCGATCTCCCTCGTGGAGCCGGAGGAGCGCAAGTTGCTGCGCGACATCCAGCGCGTCCTGAAGCGCAATATCCCAGTCGCCGATCTGCCCGCCTTCGAGCGCTCACCTCGGCCCGCCGCACCCGCCGCTGGCGAACACCAGGGTGGCGGCGCCAACGGACGCGGCCAGCGTCGGGGTGAGGGCAGCGGTCGCGGCCGGCGCCAGGACGCCCCGCGGCGGCCGAAGCGCGCCGGTGGCGGTGGCGGTGGCGGCAAGGGCAAGGCTGGCGGCGGCACGAGTGCGAGCGCTGCCGGCGGTGGCAACGGCGGGCAGCCTCCGCGCGGTCGCTCGCGTCGTCCGCGCCCGGCGGGCACCAGCACCAGCGGCGGTTCGCGCTAA
- a CDS encoding YciI family protein has product MAKFALLLPHAPDRYSSLAEDDYVEIIKDYVAWVERLAAEGRYHGGTKLTDEPGRHLRRHGDGDTSVELHDGPLTEVSEVLGGIMLIEAEDMDDAVAIARTCPHLVHNSHIEVRAVDPATED; this is encoded by the coding sequence ATGGCCAAATTCGCCCTATTGCTTCCCCACGCCCCCGATCGCTACTCCAGCCTCGCCGAGGACGATTACGTCGAGATCATCAAGGACTACGTGGCCTGGGTGGAGCGACTCGCCGCCGAGGGTCGCTACCACGGCGGCACCAAACTCACCGATGAGCCGGGTCGCCATCTTCGCCGCCACGGCGACGGCGACACCTCGGTGGAGTTGCACGACGGTCCGCTCACCGAGGTCAGCGAGGTGCTCGGTGGCATCATGCTGATCGAAGCCGAAGACATGGACGATGCGGTGGCCATCGCCCGCACCTGCCCCCACCTCGTGCACAACAGCCATATCGAAGTGCGCGCGGTCGATCCCGCCACCGAAGACTGA
- a CDS encoding sigma-70 family RNA polymerase sigma factor: protein MPGSPPHTPSSSADEVRRTLDQVTRRERGRLIAGLVRLLGAQQVALAEDVAQEAVLKALASWPYKGLPDNPGGWLARVAQRCAIDRLRREQREVALETPSADAGVQGVNELASRIDDPQLRLMLLCCDDVLSAQDRVGLTLRLVAGFTAREIAQVLLVSEVSLAQRLARAKRRLHTHDGLADAPRGARAIEARLPSVRKTLYLMFSLGYSPRSGATLIRSDVALEAVRLAEGLLACTSDSASGADTAALTALICLQASRLNARADAEGRPIRLQDQDRSRWDRPLMARGLTLLAGAARQTHTLSPYHLEAAIAAEHATAATWETCDWLRIRRHYAALEAATGSPVVTINSCVAQAMAGDSDAALTRIQALADLHPLQTYAPFHFAVAEIARLAERREVVIAAYRRALACPTSTPVAQTLSARLSDSLERA, encoded by the coding sequence ATGCCAGGGTCGCCTCCGCACACGCCTAGCAGCAGCGCTGACGAGGTGCGACGGACCCTGGACCAGGTGACCCGTCGCGAACGAGGCCGGCTGATCGCCGGCCTCGTCCGGCTGCTGGGCGCGCAACAGGTGGCGTTGGCGGAAGACGTGGCGCAGGAAGCGGTACTCAAGGCCCTGGCCAGTTGGCCTTACAAGGGTTTGCCCGACAACCCTGGCGGGTGGCTGGCGAGGGTCGCGCAGCGTTGCGCCATCGACCGCCTGCGCCGCGAACAACGGGAGGTCGCGCTCGAGACGCCGTCCGCCGACGCCGGCGTGCAGGGTGTAAACGAGCTGGCATCGCGCATCGACGATCCGCAACTGCGCCTGATGCTCCTGTGCTGCGATGACGTACTGAGCGCACAGGATCGCGTGGGCCTGACCCTGCGCCTCGTCGCTGGCTTCACCGCGCGCGAGATCGCACAGGTGCTGCTCGTCAGCGAGGTCTCCCTGGCCCAGCGCCTGGCCCGGGCCAAGCGCCGCCTGCACACCCATGACGGTCTGGCGGACGCCCCCCGGGGCGCGCGCGCCATCGAGGCACGCCTGCCGAGCGTGCGGAAGACCCTGTACCTGATGTTCTCCCTAGGCTATTCCCCGCGTAGTGGCGCCACCCTGATCCGCAGCGATGTGGCCCTGGAAGCGGTGCGCCTGGCCGAAGGCTTGCTCGCCTGCACGTCGGACAGCGCCAGCGGCGCCGACACGGCAGCTCTCACCGCCTTAATCTGCCTGCAGGCCTCGCGCCTGAACGCACGGGCCGACGCCGAGGGTCGACCGATCCGACTCCAGGATCAGGACCGCAGCCGGTGGGATCGGCCGCTGATGGCGCGTGGCCTGACCCTGTTGGCGGGCGCGGCGCGCCAGACGCACACTTTGAGCCCCTACCACCTTGAGGCAGCGATCGCCGCGGAGCATGCCACCGCCGCCACCTGGGAGACGTGCGACTGGCTGCGTATCCGCCGCCACTACGCGGCCCTGGAGGCGGCGACAGGCTCGCCGGTGGTCACCATCAACAGCTGCGTCGCCCAGGCGATGGCCGGCGATAGTGACGCAGCGCTCACAAGAATCCAGGCCCTCGCCGACCTCCACCCGCTTCAGACCTACGCCCCCTTCCACTTCGCGGTGGCGGAGATCGCGCGGCTGGCAGAGCGGCGTGAGGTGGTCATCGCCGCCTACCGACGCGCGCTGGCCTGCCCCACGAGCACCCCCGTGGCCCAGACCCTCTCGGCACGGCTGAGCGATTCCCTCGAGCGCGCTTAG
- a CDS encoding M20/M25/M40 family metallo-hydrolase has translation MILRLRSLAIVLSVALGAILPGVGAAAADGMEVARAWRERHEVQILQEFSEFLRLPNRASDTEDIERVAAFARDRLREVGVQAELLQVEDAPPVVFGRLDVEGATRTLGIYVHYDGQPVDPRRWTHPPFEPTLYSASMEAGGKPIPMPEVGDRVDPEWRLYARSAGDDKAPIAALLPTLRALAQSDLRPSSNLVFLFDGEEEAGSPHLEQYLRRFQRRFEDVDIWLFFDGPVHQSGRPQLTFGVRGAMGMEVTVYGATRNLHSGHYGNWAPDTPAVLARLLASMKDEQGRVLVEGWYDGADPVGAEELTALADMPDYDAQLRTELGIARSEGAPATLPERLLLPALTVRGLSSGNTGRLARNVIPNEAVASLGIRLVQGNEPAHMGDLIVRHIERQGFHVVRETPDLATRLKHPRIAKVTGGRDGYPAARTAMSNPWAQQVLHAVDEAATRAFGADSLVLSPGMGGTLPLYLFTDVAGKPAIIVPVANHDNNQHAPDENLRIANLWYAIDLYGALLTMPSSPHMAQTASAGGTQGHTPRAQGGLTTVKGSPPAAAVPPRQGRIRFHNSGKVLPTTLPFSEAVQVDGTLYLSGQIGVVPGTLELIDGGIAEQAARTLENIDITLSAHGYARSDVIKCLVMLADIDEWGAFNEVYQAFFSPPYPARSALAASGLALGARVEVECIAARP, from the coding sequence ATGATCCTGCGACTGCGTTCCCTAGCTATCGTCCTATCAGTTGCCTTAGGAGCCATCCTGCCCGGCGTCGGTGCCGCGGCGGCGGACGGCATGGAAGTGGCGCGAGCCTGGCGCGAGCGCCACGAGGTGCAGATCCTGCAGGAGTTCAGCGAGTTTTTGCGCCTGCCCAACCGCGCCTCGGATACTGAGGACATCGAGCGAGTGGCGGCCTTCGCTCGCGATCGTCTGCGCGAAGTGGGCGTGCAGGCGGAGCTGCTGCAGGTGGAAGACGCCCCGCCGGTGGTGTTCGGTCGCCTCGACGTGGAGGGCGCCACGCGCACCCTCGGCATTTACGTGCACTACGACGGTCAGCCAGTGGACCCCCGCCGCTGGACCCACCCGCCCTTCGAGCCCACGCTCTACTCCGCCTCCATGGAGGCGGGCGGGAAGCCGATACCGATGCCGGAGGTGGGCGATCGGGTAGATCCTGAGTGGCGCCTCTACGCGCGCTCGGCGGGGGATGACAAGGCGCCGATCGCGGCGCTGCTGCCCACCCTGCGGGCGCTTGCGCAGAGCGACCTGCGCCCGAGTTCGAATCTCGTCTTCCTGTTCGACGGCGAGGAGGAGGCCGGCTCGCCGCACCTGGAGCAATACCTGCGGCGGTTCCAGCGCCGCTTCGAGGATGTCGACATCTGGCTCTTCTTCGACGGCCCCGTGCACCAGAGCGGGCGGCCGCAGCTCACCTTCGGCGTGCGCGGCGCGATGGGCATGGAGGTCACCGTCTACGGCGCCACCCGCAACCTGCACTCCGGTCACTACGGCAACTGGGCACCGGACACGCCCGCGGTATTAGCGCGCTTATTGGCCTCGATGAAAGACGAGCAGGGCCGGGTGCTGGTGGAGGGGTGGTACGACGGTGCAGATCCTGTGGGCGCCGAGGAGCTGACCGCCCTGGCCGATATGCCGGACTACGATGCGCAGCTGCGCACGGAGCTTGGCATCGCACGTAGCGAGGGGGCGCCGGCGACCCTGCCCGAACGATTGCTGCTACCGGCGCTGACCGTGCGCGGCCTCTCCAGCGGCAATACGGGTCGCCTCGCGCGCAACGTCATTCCGAACGAGGCGGTCGCCTCCCTCGGCATCCGCCTGGTGCAGGGCAACGAGCCGGCCCACATGGGGGATCTCATCGTGCGCCACATCGAGCGCCAGGGGTTCCACGTGGTGCGCGAGACGCCCGATCTGGCGACACGTCTGAAACACCCCCGCATCGCCAAGGTGACGGGTGGCCGCGATGGCTATCCGGCCGCGCGCACGGCGATGAGCAATCCCTGGGCGCAGCAGGTCCTGCACGCCGTCGACGAGGCTGCCACGCGCGCCTTCGGCGCCGACTCCCTGGTGCTCTCCCCGGGCATGGGCGGCACGCTCCCGCTGTACCTTTTTACCGATGTGGCCGGCAAGCCGGCGATCATCGTGCCGGTGGCGAACCACGACAATAATCAGCACGCGCCCGATGAGAACCTCAGGATCGCCAACCTCTGGTACGCCATCGACCTCTATGGCGCACTGCTGACGATGCCTTCCTCGCCGCACATGGCCCAGACCGCGAGTGCAGGGGGCACGCAGGGGCACACTCCCCGCGCGCAGGGCGGACTGACCACGGTGAAGGGATCACCGCCTGCGGCGGCCGTGCCGCCGAGGCAAGGGCGAATTCGCTTCCACAACAGCGGCAAGGTACTGCCCACCACCTTGCCCTTCTCCGAAGCGGTGCAAGTGGATGGCACCCTCTACCTATCGGGTCAGATCGGTGTGGTGCCGGGCACCCTCGAGCTGATCGACGGGGGGATCGCCGAACAGGCGGCGCGCACGCTCGAGAACATCGATATCACGCTGTCGGCCCATGGTTACGCCCGATCGGATGTGATCAAGTGCCTGGTGATGCTGGCCGACATCGATGAGTGGGGTGCCTTCAACGAGGTGTACCAGGCGTTTTTCTCCCCGCCGTACCCCGCGCGCAGCGCCCTCGCCGCGAGCGGCCTCGCCCTCGGTGCCCGGGTGGAGGTGGAGTGCATCGCCGCCAGGCCCTAA
- a CDS encoding polysaccharide deacetylase family protein, with translation MSDASAGARWRTGIWRRLWLLVSSALILVGTGAFVGCASLVRVAGPAIGGAALYRARCEERIIALTLDDGPVVGSTEALLEVLAAADAHATFFLIGERAELHGELVQAILAQGHEIGNHTFLEEPTFRLEDAQARASIERTHEVLSAYTDIHWFRPGSARFNDEMLTVAAELGYQIALADTFPYDTFITSTNFHAWYIRRSVRPGSIIVLHNAHGRGVRAAETLGRVLPLLQEDGYRVVSLSELAADPSCTLPIEPLPEVAESMP, from the coding sequence TTGAGCGATGCCTCGGCCGGCGCTCGCTGGCGCACCGGAATCTGGCGGCGCCTTTGGCTGCTGGTCAGCTCTGCGCTGATCCTGGTGGGCACCGGGGCGTTCGTGGGCTGCGCCTCCCTCGTGCGCGTGGCAGGGCCCGCTATCGGCGGGGCCGCCTTGTACCGCGCCCGCTGCGAGGAGCGCATCATCGCCCTGACCTTGGACGACGGGCCCGTGGTCGGCAGCACGGAAGCGTTGCTGGAGGTCCTCGCCGCCGCGGACGCTCACGCCACGTTCTTTCTCATCGGCGAGCGGGCCGAACTACACGGAGAGCTCGTCCAGGCGATCCTGGCCCAAGGTCACGAGATCGGTAACCACACCTTCCTCGAGGAACCCACCTTTCGCCTGGAGGACGCGCAGGCGCGGGCGAGCATCGAGCGCACCCACGAAGTGCTGTCGGCGTACACGGACATTCACTGGTTTCGTCCGGGCTCCGCGCGCTTCAACGATGAGATGCTGACGGTGGCCGCGGAGCTCGGCTACCAGATTGCCCTCGCTGACACGTTCCCCTACGACACCTTCATCACCTCGACCAATTTTCATGCATGGTACATCCGCCGTTCGGTGCGTCCGGGGTCGATCATCGTGTTGCACAACGCGCACGGGCGCGGGGTGCGGGCGGCCGAGACCTTGGGGCGCGTGCTCCCCTTGCTGCAGGAGGACGGCTATCGCGTGGTGAGCCTGAGCGAACTTGCCGCCGATCCCAGCTGCACCCTGCCCATCGAACCGCTCCCCGAAGTAGCCGAGAGCATGCCATGA
- a CDS encoding amidohydrolase family protein, translated as MTCALSALAQAEERLALVGGRLIDGFGHAPIADSVILIDGDRVQEVGTVDTLAVPDGYRVVSTEGMDLLPGLWESHAHLMLNGHANYPHWQATYLDRLADEIMPASAVQLLLAGITSVRDLGAPLEPSMSLKARVASGELPGPNLYMSGPFLQAEVESWQTAYRWPVKTQAEARKRVAQLHEAGMDIVKLIDQDKLPLEVAKTIVEEAHARGMKVVAHSHRPNEIRVGIEIGVDNFEHTGLTTAPEYPPDVIEKLRERTATGRVAGGPLYWTPTVEGLWNFDRTVANPEKLDGDCWQRGLKDDTIADIRRSIAMPGQLGYTRLTPLRKPTLKRKIAQLREAGVVILVGTDSGIPMKFHCQSTWNELDVLVRVMGMPVMDVIRAAVYWPAVMMDVEADYGTVSAGKKADIIGVRGDVLEYINLLQHVDLVLKDGVIYKQDGRAVEASLAPVDSAGASAR; from the coding sequence ATGACGTGCGCCCTGTCCGCCCTCGCCCAGGCGGAGGAGCGCCTGGCGCTGGTGGGCGGGCGGCTCATCGACGGTTTCGGTCATGCGCCGATCGCCGACAGTGTCATTCTGATCGACGGCGACCGCGTGCAGGAGGTGGGTACAGTCGACACGCTCGCCGTGCCGGACGGCTACCGGGTGGTGTCCACGGAAGGCATGGATCTGCTGCCGGGGCTGTGGGAGAGCCACGCCCATCTGATGCTCAACGGTCACGCCAATTACCCCCATTGGCAGGCCACCTATCTCGATCGTTTAGCGGACGAGATCATGCCTGCCTCGGCGGTGCAGCTGCTACTGGCGGGCATCACGTCCGTGCGCGATCTCGGCGCCCCGCTCGAGCCTTCCATGTCCTTGAAGGCGCGGGTCGCTTCCGGTGAGCTGCCTGGGCCGAACCTGTACATGTCCGGGCCCTTCCTGCAGGCCGAGGTGGAGTCCTGGCAGACCGCCTATCGCTGGCCGGTGAAGACGCAGGCCGAGGCCCGCAAGCGCGTCGCTCAGCTGCACGAAGCAGGGATGGACATCGTCAAGTTGATCGATCAGGACAAGCTGCCGCTCGAGGTGGCGAAGACGATCGTGGAGGAAGCCCACGCCCGCGGCATGAAGGTGGTCGCGCACTCTCATCGGCCGAACGAGATTCGCGTGGGTATCGAGATCGGCGTAGATAACTTCGAGCACACGGGATTGACGACGGCGCCTGAGTATCCGCCAGATGTGATTGAGAAGCTGCGCGAACGCACAGCCACGGGGCGCGTCGCCGGCGGCCCTCTCTACTGGACGCCGACGGTGGAGGGCTTGTGGAACTTCGATCGCACGGTGGCTAATCCTGAGAAGCTGGACGGCGATTGCTGGCAGCGCGGCCTCAAGGACGACACGATCGCCGACATCCGTCGATCTATCGCCATGCCCGGCCAACTCGGCTACACGCGCCTGACGCCGCTGCGCAAGCCCACCTTGAAGCGCAAGATCGCTCAGCTGCGCGAGGCGGGCGTGGTGATCCTGGTGGGCACCGATAGCGGTATCCCCATGAAGTTCCATTGCCAGAGCACCTGGAACGAGTTGGACGTGTTGGTGCGGGTGATGGGGATGCCCGTGATGGATGTGATCCGCGCCGCGGTCTACTGGCCAGCGGTGATGATGGATGTTGAAGCCGATTACGGCACGGTTTCCGCCGGCAAGAAGGCGGATATCATCGGTGTGCGCGGCGATGTGCTCGAGTACATCAACCTGCTGCAGCACGTCGACCTCGTGCTCAAGGACGGGGTGATCTACAAGCAGGACGGGCGAGCCGTGGAAGCCTCCCTGGCGCCCGTCGACAGCGCGGGCGCTAGCGCGCGTTGA
- a CDS encoding VOC family protein: MTVVRERRFGDFNWVDLSSPDYAASKAFYAGLFGWDAIDQPSPPEGDHGPYAMFELDGEVVAGLGELPEEMVAAGAPVCWNAYVHVDDLDRVVAEVTARGASVVVPPSEVGEHGRLAYFADPEGAVIALWQSGSHCGATRVDEPGTLCWAELATRGLDAASRFYSEVFGWTTHKRNAVTPGGYLVVHDGTEDIAGMLKMTAEWEDMPAHWSVYFEVSSAQESAAKVKALGGEVKYGPFDAPGVGHIVVCQDNVGAHFYLLQLDEQRKAARRV; this comes from the coding sequence ATGACCGTTGTGAGGGAACGCCGCTTCGGCGATTTCAACTGGGTCGATCTCTCTTCGCCGGACTACGCGGCGTCCAAGGCCTTTTACGCAGGGTTGTTCGGGTGGGACGCGATCGACCAGCCGTCACCCCCCGAGGGCGATCACGGCCCCTACGCCATGTTCGAACTCGACGGCGAAGTCGTGGCTGGCCTCGGGGAGCTACCGGAGGAGATGGTGGCCGCCGGGGCTCCCGTGTGTTGGAACGCGTACGTACACGTGGACGATCTCGATCGCGTGGTGGCCGAAGTGACCGCTCGCGGCGCGTCGGTGGTGGTGCCGCCGAGCGAGGTCGGTGAGCACGGCCGTCTCGCCTACTTTGCCGATCCGGAAGGTGCGGTGATCGCCCTGTGGCAGAGCGGCTCCCATTGCGGCGCGACGCGCGTCGATGAGCCGGGCACCCTGTGCTGGGCAGAGCTCGCCACCCGCGGACTGGACGCGGCATCGCGTTTCTACAGCGAAGTGTTCGGTTGGACCACGCACAAGCGCAACGCGGTCACCCCAGGGGGCTACCTCGTCGTGCACGATGGCACGGAAGACATCGCGGGCATGCTCAAGATGACGGCCGAGTGGGAAGACATGCCCGCCCACTGGTCGGTCTATTTCGAGGTGTCGAGCGCGCAGGAGTCCGCGGCCAAGGTGAAGGCCTTGGGCGGCGAGGTGAAGTACGGTCCCTTCGACGCACCAGGGGTCGGGCACATCGTCGTCTGCCAGGACAATGTAGGCGCCCACTTCTACCTATTGCAGCTAGACGAGCAGCGCAAGGCAGCGCGGCGCGTCTGA